A stretch of DNA from Yoonia sp. BS5-3:
GACGAAGCTGACACCACTGGCGATGATGAGAGTGATGGCGAAGACGCTGAAGGCAGCCCCGAGCAAAGCCAGGAAGAGCAACAGGATGCCAGCCAAGCCCAGATCAGCATGGATGATCAGGCTGATGCAGAAATGGGCGAAGAAACAGAAATGCCCGAAGGTGAGGCACCACTGGATCCGCCCATGCCGCAGCCTGTCTCGGACGCGGACCCTGATTATAGTGTATCGACCACAGATTTTGACGAAGAAATCGCGGCAGAAGATCTTGCCGAACCGGTCGAGCTGGAACGGCTGCGCGCCTATCTTGACCAGCAACTTGAGCCATTGAAAGGTGCCGTGTCCCGTCTGGCCAATAAGTTGCAGCGCCGGTTGCAGGCCCAGCAGAACAGATCATGGGAATTCGACCGCGAAGAAGGCATTCTGGACGCCGGTAGGCTGGCGCGGATCGTGGCCTCGCCCACGACGCCGCTGTCCTTCAAGGTCGAAAAGGATATGGAATTCCGCGATACGGTTGTGACGCTGCTGCTGGATAACTCGGGCTCTATGCGCGGGCGTCCGATTTCGATTGCCGCCATTTGCGCCGACGTTATGGCGCGTACGCTCGAGCGTTGCGATGTGAAGGTCGAGATTTTGGGTTTCACCACAAAGGCTTGGAAAGGCGGGCAATCGCGCGAGAAATGGCTGGCTGATGGGCGCGGCGCCACCCCTGGCCGGCTGAATGACCTGCGCCATATCATCTATAAGTCGGCTGATGCCCCCTGGCGGCGGACACGTCCCAATTTGGGGCTGATGATGAAAGAAGGACTGCTGAAGGAAAACATCGACGGCGAGGCGCTGGAATGGGCGCATCGGCGTCTGGCGCTGCGCGGCGAGCAGCGCAAGATCCTTATGGTGATTTCGGATGGAGCGCCGGTCGACGATTCAACTTTGTCCGTTAACCCAGCGAATTATCTGGAAAAACACCTGCGTGATGTGATCGAGATGGTCGAAAAACGCAAGGCGGTCGAGCTTGTCGCAATCGGGATCGGTCATGATGTCACCCGTTACTATGAACGTGCGGTGACCATCACGGATGTCGAACAATTGGCTGGTGCGATGACCGAACAATTGGCTAGCTTGTTTGACAGCGACCCACGCAAGCGGGCGCGGGTCATGGGCATGCGAAAAGCGAGCTGAGCGATATCAAATTTCTAGAAATTTGATACGGCACAAATGATTAAGGTTTCACTATATGTTTCAAACATTTGAAAGCCAGTCCTCACCTGATCAAGGACCGCCAAGACTGGTCCGATTGCGCGATCGGATGGCCCAAAACAAAGTTGATTGTTTCCTGGTTCCCCGCGCTGATGCACATCAAGGCGAATATGTCGCTGACAGGGATGCGCGCCTTGAATGGTTGACCGGATTTAGCGGTTCAGCGGGGTTTTGCGCTGTTCTAAATCACATCGCTGGCATCTTTGTAGACGGGCGTTACCGCGTACAAGTCCGCGCCGAAGTTGCGGATGTATTTACACCCATTCCCTGGCCGGAAGAGCAGCTTGCCGATTGGCTCAAAGCAAATCTTCCCGCTGGGCGCACCATCGCCTTTGATCCGTGGCTGCACACTGTACGCGAAGTGAACCAACTGCAAACCGCGCTGACCGACTATACACTTACCCCGATAGAAAATCTCGTGGATGCCATCTGGGATGATCAACCTGCCCCGCCAAGCGCCCCATTCTTTGCGCAACCCTTGGCACAGGCGGGCGAGCCGCATGCCGAAAAGCGCAACCGGCTGGCAACCGACCTTGACGCGCAATCCGCAATTATCACCCTGCCCGACAGTATCGCCTGGCTTTTGAACATCCGGGGCAATGACATTCCACGCAACCCCGTTCCGCAGGCCTTTGCGATCCTGGACCAATCAGGCAAGGTCGCCCTTTTTGCAGGCGACGGCAAAGCACGCGATGTTTTAGACCACCTTGGGGCCGAAGTCGAAATTCGCCCAGTGGCCGCATTTCTTGATGCCGTTGCCGCCCTGCCCGGTCCTGTCAGGATTGATCCACAATCCTGCCCGCAGATCATCCAGACCACCTTGCAGGATGCCGATGTCGCCGTACTCGAAAAACGCGACCCGTGCATTCTGCCAAAGGCGCGCAAGAACCAGACCGAGATTGATGGCGCGCGCGCCGCGCATGAACGCGACGGGATTGCGATGGTGCAATTTCTGGCCTGGCTTGACGTCGAAGCCCCCAAAGGCACCTTGTCCGAAATCGATGTTGTCCGCGCCCTGGAAGGCTTCCGCGCGCAGACAAACGCTTTGCGCGATATCAGTTTTGACACGATCTGCGGCGCGGGCCCGCATGGGGCGATTGTGCATTACCGCGTTAATGAAAAAACCAACCGGACGATTGGCCTGAATGAGCTGCTTTTGGTGGATAGCGGTGGTCAGTATGTCGACGGCACGACCGATATCACCCGCACAGTTGTCATTGGAACGCCCGATGCCGAACAGCGCGCCTGCTACACGCGTGTCCTGCAGGGTATGATTGCAGTCAGCCGCGCACGTTTTCCCAAAGGGGTTGGCGGGCAGCATTTGGATGCGCTGGCCCGCGCCCCGCTCTGGATGGCGGGACTGGATTATGATCACGGCACGGGGCACGGCGTCGGCAGCTATCTGTGCGTGCATGAAGGCCCGCAAGGGATCTCGCGCCGCTCTACTGTAGCTCTCGAACCCGGCATGATCCTATCCAATGAGCCAGGCTATTACCGCGAGGGCGCGTTTGGCATTCGTATTGAAAACCTGATTGTTGTCCGCGACGCCGCCCCAATCGCGGGCGGAGACGATCGCGCGATGCTGGATTTTGAAACGCTTACCTATGTGCCCTTTGACCGACAACTGATCGATACCCAATTGCTCAGCACGCAAGAACGGGACTGGATCGATCGCTACCATGCTGATACATTGCAGCAGCTGGCGCCCCGACTGGATGATGCCCCACTTGCGTGGCTGCGTCGCGCCTGCGCGCCGCTTTGACATCAAAGCGTTACAGCGAACGCCTAGACGACCAAGACCCTAACTGGCGCTTTCAATCGCGCCCATGAAAGGACACGCCTATGGCTGATCATATCAAAATTCGGCCCGCTTCGGGCACTTGGGTTGTCCGGGCCGCAGGCGCCGTTTTAGGCGAAAGCAGTAATGCGCTGGAATTGATCGAAGGGGATTTTCCTCCGGTCACCTATTTTCCCCGCAGCGGCATCGCAATGACCTTTCTGGAACCGAGCGAGACAAGCTCGCATTGCCCGCATAAGGGCGAAGCCAGCTATTTCACAATCGTCGCCAAAAGCGGCCCGATTGCCGATGCCGCTTGGTCTTATGAGGCCCCCAAAACAGAGGTCGCGGCGATCAAGGATCATATCGCCTTTTATACTGCGAAGGTCACCGTAGAAGAGGTTTAGTTTAGTCTGGTCTTGGCGTCAGGGCTTTAGGAATGCTCTTCGGCTGCGGTGTCTGACAGCGCTTTATTCATCGCCCTTAACGCATCGACTTGGAATAATGCGCCCCAAAGCTCGGGCGGGCTATCTTCGCCGCCCAGCGTCACCACCGGGATGTACCGGTAGCCGCCCTGATCAAAAAGTGGCATGGCCTGCTCAAGCGTCGCATTGCCATCAATGTAGACGCCGTCGCGTACCAAATCCCAGCAGGCCTCTTCCTCGGCCCCATTGGCGGCACCTTGCGCGCGCATGACGCTGACGACTTTGAACGTCGCCAGCAGATAGGCTTGTGGCCCGGCTGCAAGATGCACATTGCGCCGCTCAAGCTGGGTCAAAAAGAATGATCGGTCCACCATCCGCGAGGACAGCGCCGAAGACAGCGACACAGCGACCATCACCGCAAGGCCGGTTTGCCAGTCGCCCGTCAGTTCGAACACAATCAAGGTTGTGGAAATCGGCGCGCCCAGCACCCCAGCGGCCACGGCCCCCATTCCGGCCAACGCATAAAGCGTTCCCTCACCCGACACGGTGGGAAAGATCGATGTCGCGATGATGCCAAAGGCCAATCCGGTCAGCGCGCCGACCATCAATGAAGGCGAGAAAACGCCGCCGCCCATCCGCCCCCCCATGGTGATCGCAACCGCGATGATCTTGAGGATCACAAAGATGATTGCTTCGTGCAGCAACAGCTCTCCGGTGAGTGCGGCCGATGTGGTTTCATACCCGACCCCAATGATATGCGGCCACCAAATCGCCAAACCGCCTAGCAAAGCGCCAGCAACGGCCGGGCGTAAGAAACGCGGCAAACCCGTAAGCTCTTGCAGCCGGTTGCCCACGTCATCAACAAAAAAGATCGCTTTCATCAAGACAACGGCGACCAGACCGCAGACCAGCCCCAGGATCAAAAACGCCGGCAATTCGACATAGAAGGCCAACGCGTTTTGCACAGGCAGCACAAATTCCGTCACGTCGCCAAAAACCAGCCTGTTGATGACGGTTCCCACCGCCGATGCGATCACAATTGGCGCAAAGGCATGGACGGCGAAATGCCGTAAGACAACTTCCAATGCGAATAGCGCCCCCGCAATCGGCGCATTGAAACTGGCCGATACTGCGGCAGCGACGGCGCAGCCCAGCAAATCACGCCCCGTGATCCCATTTGCCCTGATCCAACGGCAAACACCGGTGGATACGACCGCCGCTAAATGCACCACCGGTCCCTCGCGCCCGCTTGATCCGCCTGTCGATAAGGTAATCATCGACGCCGCCGCCGAGGCAAGGCCGCGCCGTATTTCCACGCGCCCCTCTGCCAAAGCCGCCCCTTCGATCACGTCAGCAACCGAACGGACCCGTCCGTCATCAGTAAACCGATCCAGAATGAGACCGACGATCAATCCGCCACATATCGGGATCAGCAGGATCTGATACCATGCCAGCCCTGCCACGAAGGAATGCAGAAATCGGACGTCCTGCGTGCCATAGACGGTTGCCTGAATAAACTCGATCCCGAGACGAAAAAGGACAGCAACCACGCCCGCACTGATACCAATGGCCAACGCGATAAACCAAAACTGGATTTGGCTGGGCCCACGGGTTTTCATGACATGGGCAGCGCGCCAACATGCATCAGACAGTTCTGTAATGCCCTTTTGCATCACTGATTTGTCTGGATTACCCATAGCGCCTGCTTTCCAATCGGCTTGCCTCATCAGAAAGCTGGCCGATCATACTCTTCACAACCGTTCTAGAGCGAATTTGGTTTGCTCTGCAACATCAGGACCCGGTTGAGATTTTCAATTTTTCTGGACATGTTGCACAGGGCGCATTTTCCGCCGCCCCGTCTTTGCTTCGCCCACGCGTCCGAAGATGAGAGCCGGGCAAATACCAGCTGTCTGTTGCGCCATCAGATCACGGGAACGTGAGGTCATCACACCCGATTTTCGGCAGACCGATTAACCATTTAAGGTTGCATTTTAGACATTGGGTATAAGGGAATCACTGCGAATCTCATCGCACAACTTCGCGGTAGCGTCGGTGAAATTACGACCGGTCAACCGCACCCAAAGTCAATAAAAAAAGCCATATCATTACGCTTCTTTCCAAAAAATGAGACCGAAACTCACCGAAACCGGGAGCCACCTCATGCAACCTCCAATCGTAGGTCAGCACTACTGACATACTTTGGTACAGGTTGATTGACTTATAGACGAGCCGGTATATTTGTTTTGCAGGTCAGTATGACCTGGTGTCGTTAACAAGTGTCTTTGCTTGTTCCATAGTTGGACCCTCAAGCAAAGTGTTACGGGGAAAAGACGTTTGCGGCTTTTTCTAAGTGTGATTGCTGGACGTGTCGGAGGTGAGTGGCCGATCGTACAGAATTAAAGAGTGGGTTGGGTAACCCGTATGTTAAAAGGGGTGGTGGGGAATTTGCGTCAGCAAGGTGCCTGCCGCCCCTATTTCATTCTCAGCTTCTGATCAGTTCCAACGCTGCCGCTTTTGCCGCATCGGTCACCACGTCGCCTGACAACATCCGTGCGATTTCATCCACCCGTGCATCATCGTCCAAAGGCACGACTGTCGAGGTCGTTTCCGCTGTCGTCTGACGTTTCTCAACCCGCCAATGATGCTGCCCTAGGGCTGCGACCTGCGGTGAGTGGGTCACCACCAGCACCTGGCCATCGCTTGCCAATGCCACCAAACGGCGCCCAACCGCGTCGGCCGTTGCGCCGCCAACGCCCCTGTCAATCTCATCAAAGATCATGGTCAACCCGCCCTTGGTTCCGGTCAGGCAAACCTTAAGCGCAAGTAAAAAGCGGCTCAGCTCCCCACCCGAAGCGATTTTGTTCAGTGGCCCGGCGGGCGCACCAGGGTTGGTGGCAACCTGAAATGCAACCTCATCTACCCCTTCTGGGCCGGGCGTAGATGCTGCGATATCAGTTGCGAACACGGCACGTTCCATCTTGAGCGGGGCAAGCTCTGCGGCCATGGCCGCATCAAGCGCTTTGGCCGCCTTCGCCCGCCCTTTTGACAGGCGCGCGGCCTTATGGTCGTAAGCTTCTTCGGCGGCCACCAAAGCCGCTTTCAGTTTCTGAAGCCCATCTGTGCTGTCATCCAACACGGAAAGCCGGGTGCGCAGGTCATCGGCAAAGGCGCTAAGCTCATCGGCCAGCACATTATGCTTGCGCGCCAATCCGCGAATGGCAAAAAGCCGTTCCTCGACATCTTCCAGCTCGGCCGGGTTAAACGACAACGCATCAAGACAGGCTTCAATGCCCTGCTGAGCCTCATCCAGCGGTGTCATCACCCGCTCAATCGCGTTAAGCGGCGCATCAAGCTGCCCCTCGGCCTGGGCCGCGGCCCCTTGCAGCCAGCGCGAAGCATCACTGATCAGCCCCTCTGCGCCCTGCAACCCCAGCGCCTCACCCGCCTTGGCGATATCGGTGCGGATCTTTTCGGCAGCCTGCATCATGCGGCGTTTGGTGTCCAAAGCCGCCTCTTCGCCCGGTTCAGGTGCAAGCGCGTCCAGCTCGGCCACCGCATGGCGCAAATATTCCTCTTCGGTACGGATTTCGGCGATACGGGTCTCGGCCGCATCAAGGGCCTGGCGGGCAGCGCCCAAAGCCTGCCAAGCCTTGGCCAACTGGGCAACATCGCCCTCTAAGCCGCCATAGGCATCCAGCATCTGACGGTGACCACGCGCATTCAACAGCCCGCGATCATCATGTTGGCCATGCAGCTCAATCAAGCGGTCAGACAAGGCGCGCAGCACCTCGCCGCTGACGCGCCGATCATTGACCCATGCGGTTTTGCGGCCATCGCGGGTATTGACGCGGCGCAAGATCAGCTCATCCTCGGCGGGGATCCCTGCCTCTTCCAAGACAGCCATGACAGGATGGCCAATGGGAATATCAAAACAGGCGGTCACCTCGCCCTGCGCGGCACCTTGGCGAACCAGTTCGGCCCGGCCGCGCCAGCCAAGGACAAAGCCCAACGAATCGAGCAGGATCGATTTCCCGGCACCCGTCTCACCGGTCAACACGTTCAAACCCGGCTGAAACGCCAGTTCCAGCTGGTCGATAATCAACATATCCCGGATATTCAGACTACGGAGCATGTCAGGGCCTGGCTGTCATCCGACGCGCATCATGGTCAGAGCCATTCACCGCGCAGCACCTGACGGTAAATTGACGCAAGCCAATTGTCGCCAGTGGCATTCGGGTTCAGCCCTTCACCGGTCAGCAGGACAAAGCTGGCCTCATACCATTCGGTTGATCGGTAATTATGCCCCAGAATAGCGCCCGCTGTCTGCGCCTCTTCGACCAGGCCCAGTGACAGGTAGGATTCGACCAAACGATGCAAAGCTTCAGGCGTATGGGTTGTGGTCTGGAAATCCTCGACCACAGTACGGAACCGGTTGACCGCAGCCGCATATTGTCCACGTTTAAGATAGTAGCGGCCGATTTCCATTTCCTTGGCGGCCAGGTGATCAAATGCCAGATCAAACTTTAGCACCGATGTACGTGCATATTCGCTATCAGGATAGGTTTCGATCACTCGGCGCAGGGCCTGCAATGCCTGAAAGGTCAGCCCTTGATCACGGCCCACTTCATCAATCTGGTCGTAATAGGACAGTGCAAGAAGATAGGCTGCATAAGCAGCATCTTGTTCGGCTGGATAGAAATCCAGATACCGCTGCGCGGCGGCGCGGCTATTTGGGTAATCCTCGTCCAGGTGATACGCATAAGCCTGCATAATCAAGGCGCGCTGCGCATATTCTGAATAGGGATAAAGGCGCTCAATCTCACCAAAGGTGAAAGCGGCATCATCTGCATTGCCCTGACTGACTTGCCGCTCACCCCGTTCAAAGATTTGTTGGGCCGTCAGCGCATCCAGCGGTTCGCCTGCCCGGTCGCCGCCACCACAAGCGGCCAAAAGCGCCAATGCCAAGAGCGCGCCAAATCTTCGGCGTTTGTGATCACTGCTGCCTGACACGGTTGTCGTCCTTATTGCTCGCTGTACCCAAGAGTGGGCCCACACTGAATTGAGACGGGTCTAGCATAGAAAAATGGGGGGCAAAATGCCTTTTGATCACCCTGTGATCAACTGTTTGCAGAAGGCTTACGCAACAGCGGCAAGATCAGCCGCGCTGACGCCGACACCGGGCAAGCGGGCTGCGATTTTCGCATCGCAATTCACCCAGCGCCAAGCAGAATCATCAGCAAAAAGCGCCTGCAACAATTTGTTGGTCATCGCATGCCCGGCGCGTGTGCCCTGATAGCGGCCCAAGATCGGCGCGCCAGCCGTATAAAGATCACCCAAAGCATCCAGCATCTTATGGCGCACGGCCTCATCTGGGTGCCGTAAGCCGCCCGGGGTCAGGACCTTATCCCCATCAACCACAACCGCATTTTCAACACTGCCGCCAAGCGCCAAGCCATTGGCACGCATCGCATCGACATCGGCAGAGCGACAGAATGTCCGGCTATCGCACAGCTCGCGCACAAAGGACCCATTGGCCATATTCAGCGTCTTATGCTGCTTGCCGATCGCGGCATCTTCGAAATCAATGGCAAAATCGATTTGTAAAGTGGTCGCCGGGGACAGCTGCGCAAAGGCCGGGCCGTCGCTGACGGATACGTCCTTCAAAATTTCAATCGCCCGAAGCGGTGCAGACAGCCGGGTCAAACCGGTCTTCACAATCCCGCGGACAAAGACAGCCGCACTGCCATCAAGGATCGGGACTTCTGGCCCGTCCAGCTCAATCAATGCGTTATGCACGCCGCAGCCAGCCAAAGCCGCCATCAGATGTTCAATGGTCGACACCGTCACACCATCCGCATTGGTCAACCGTGTATTCAAAGGGGAAACGATCACCTGATCCCAGCGGGCAGGAAGTTCTGGCTGACCAGTCACATCCATGCGCCGAAACACAATTCCCGTCCCCGCAGCTGCCGGGTTCAAAACAACACGGACAGGCATACCAGAATGCAATCCAGTGCCTTCAAAGATAACCTGTGATTTAAGTGTTGTTTGCAAGAGCGTCAGGACCTTGAGTGGTTTTGCGTCCTTAAAGGAGTAGCGCCCCGCCCCTGCGGTCTCAACTCACTCTTTACAACCGACTGAAACATGGGCTGTCAGGTTTGCGGCAGCAATGTGACCGATTGTACATACCGTTGTTTTCAAAAGAAAAAGGCCGCATGATTGCGGCCTTCATCATCACTGTGACCTGACGTTATGTGTCAGAATTAATTCGCCTGACGTCGCAGAAACGCGGGAATCTCGATCTTTTCCTGATCTTCCTGCACTGCGGGCTCTTGATGCAACGCGGTCACTTGCGGCTGCGCGCGGGCTGGTTGCTGCGGTGCGCTTCCTTCGGCCTGCGCCCCGGTCATGCGGTTGATCAGCGAGTTGATTCCAAAGCGCGGCTTTTCGGCCTCTGCAGCCTCGTGCGCGGCGTGCTGCTGTGGTTGCTCTACCGGTTTTGGCGCGCGGTTTACAGCGGCTTGCAAGCGCGCAAGTGCCTCAGGCGAAGGTGTGCCGGGGGCTGCTGCACGCGGGGCGACGAATGTCTCCGCCTCAGTCAATGCAGGCTCAGCGCGCGGTGTATAGGCAGGTGCAGGCACTTCATCAGCAGCGGCAACGACCGGCGCGGGCTCCTGTGCATCACGCTGTGGTTGGAACGCTGCAGGCTGCTGCGGCTGCGCGGCTGGCACGTCAAGCTCTTCAAACAAGCTGCGGTTATCGGCTGGTGCTGGCGCCGCCTCTTGCATCACTGGGGCCGCTTCCTGAACAGGCGCAGCAGGCGCTTCGACGGAAACGGTCTGCGTCAAAGGGGCCGCCATGGAACGGCGCGGCAATGGGGTTTCGGCATTGCTGGAAATCGCATCTATCCCGGTTGCAACAACAGAAACGCGCATCTTGCCGCCCATATCAGTGTCGAGCGTCGAACCCACGATGATATTGGCCTCGCCATCGACCTTTTCACGGATCTTGTTGGCGGCTTCATCAAGCTCAAACAATGTCAGATCGTAGCCGCCGGTGATGTTGATCAGAACGCCTTTGGCACCCTCAAGCGAAATCTCATCCAAAAGCGGGTTCGCGATGGCTTTTTCAGCAGCCTGAATAGCGCGATCTTCGCCTTCAGCCTCGCCCGTACCCATCATCGCTTTGCCCATTTCGTCCATCACGGCGCGCACATCGGCAAAATCAAGGTTGATCAGGCCAGGACGCACCATCAGATCAGTCACGCCCTTCACACCTTGGTAAAGCACGTCATCGGCCAGCGCGAAAGCTTCGGTAAAGGTTGTGTTTTCATTGGCCAGACGGAACAGGTTCTGGTTCGGAATGATGATCAGCGTATCCACGACCTTCTGCAGGGCTTCGACACCCTCTTCGGCCTGTTTCATCCGCTTGGCACCTTCAAACTGGAAGGGCTTGGTGACAACACCAACGGTCAGAACACCCAATTCACGGGCGGCCTGCGCAATGATCGGGGCTGCACCAGTGCCGGTGCCGCCGCCCATACCGGCAGTGATAAAGCACATATGCGCCCCTGCCAGATGGTCCACGATCTGTTCAATGCTTTCTTCGGCCGCGGCTGCGCCAACGGTTGCCCGGGCACCAGCGCCCAAGCCTTCGGTGACCTTCAGACCCATTTGGATCTTTGCGCCTGCATGCGATTGCTGGAGCGCCTGCGCGTCCGTGTTCGCCACCACAAATTCGGTCCCATCAAGCTGCTGCTCGATCATGTTGTTGACCGCGTTGCCGCCAGCGCCACCCACACCAAATACGGTGATCCGTGGTTTCAGTTCTTCATGCCCGGGAAGGGATAGGTTCAAAGTCATAACTCGATCCGCCTGTTATTTTAGCCCGTGCCTGCGGGCGCCTGCTGTTTATTGATATCGACAATAACGAAGTGATGCCGAAAGGTCACGGGAAAAACACAAAAATGCCACCAAATATGGACAAAAACCTTGCCCAAACGCGCTGATATCGGCGGCTGGGCAAGATGTTGCGCATTACCAATTGTCCTTAAACCATTTCACTGCGCGTTTGAGCGACCGCGCCGGGTAATTATCGGCCGGAATTTCGAAATCCCACCATTCATCCTGCGGATTCGCGGCAAATAATGTCAGGCCCACGGCGCTTGAAAACGCGGGGCCAATCGCAGCCTGCGGCAGGCCTTGTACCCGCAACGGGCGACCAAGCCGTACCTGCTGACCCAAAATTTTACTGGCGAGCCCATCAAGACCGGGGATCTGGCTACCACCGCCAGTCAGAACAATCTGCTGGCTTGGCAAATGCTCAAACCCGGCTGCATCCAGACGGGATCGAACCTCTTCGAGGATCTCTTCAACGCGGGGGCGCATGATGCCAATCAGCTCGGCCCGGCTAACGGTGCGCCGGTCATGTTCCCAATCACCGGTGTCGCCGCCAACCTCGATCATTTCGCGGTCGTCCATCCCGGTTGCAACAACGCCGCCATAGAATGTCTTGATCCGCTCTGCGACCGATGTGGACACCTGCAAGCCCATCGAAATGTCAGAGGTCACATGCTCACCGCCCATGCGCACGCTATCAGCGTAGATCATGTGTTTTTTCATAAAGACCGAAATGCCTGTCGAACCGCCGCCCAGATCGATGCAGGCCGCACCCAGCTCTTGCTCATCCTCAACAAGTGAAGACATGCCAGACACATAGGCAGACGACGCCAGCCCGGCCAGTTCCAGGTCACAGCGTTTGATGCAGTAAAACAGGTTCTGAATAGCCGTCGCATCAACCGTCAACATATGCATATCTGTCGTCAGTCTATGGCCAATCTGCCCGCGCGGATCGGCCAGACCGGACCGATGATCAAGCGCAAAGTTCACAGGCTGCGCATGCAACACCTCGCGGTCAGCGCCGTAGTCGGGCACATCGCAATTGGCCATAACCTGGCTGATATCCTGCTCGGTGACCATGCCGCCGGCCACATCAAGCACGCCATCAAGTCCGTAAGAGCGCGGGCGCGCGCCGGACAGGCAAGCAATAACGTGATCGACGCGAACATTGGCCATTTTCTGGGCCGCTTGCACAACGGTACGGATCGCCCGCTCGGTTTCTTGCATCGCGTCGACTTCGCCAAAACGCACACCGCGCGACCGTGTCGTGGCGGCGCCGATGACGCGGAATTGCGATTGGCCCGCCATGGACCCGACACCGTCAACGCTACGGAACTGTTCGGGCCCATCAAAACGCAACACAAGGCAGGCTATTTTCGATGTGCCAACATCCAAAATTGCCACAACACCCCGCTGCATGGCCGCTTTGCGCATCTGCCGCATCGCCCGCTGGCTGTCATAAAGATCGCCCATTAGTTGCTCGCCCCATTATTATTATCATTTGTTGTGCTTGCGCGGCGCAACGCCGCCGCGGCCTCTTCGTTCATCCGCAGCGTTGGCCGTTCAGCATTGCGCATATCCACGATGGCGACATCCCGGCTCAGCATGTCTTGCGCGTCGTTTAGGGCGATCACCCGATCAAGCGCTGCAACCGCGCCGTCACCCGGCAGCAAAATGCGTTGCTCACGATCCAGGATAATATCCCAGCGGCGCTCACCCATGCGCACCAGGCCGCGCACCCGCTCGCGCAACGGACCCGCACCGGCATAAAGGGCTAACGCTTCTTGAATATTCTGCTCAGCCCCGTCCCCCGCAATAAGCGGCAAATCAAGCCGGTCGGCACGCGATGATACAGTGCCAGAGCGGACGCCCTCAGCATCGATCAGCCGCAAAACCGGTCCGTCCCGCCAAAGGGCCACAGGCAAACGCGGGGTCAGCACAACCTCAAGCAGGCCTGCCTGCCCCACCCGGACGCTGGCGGTTTGCACAGGTTCAAGCGCTTCAACATCACGGCGGATCGCCTCCAGATCCAGATCGAAAGAGGACATCGGATATTCAGAAGGGACCAAACCGGCGACAGTGGCCATGGTTTGTTCATCCGCGCCAGTGATATTCAGCGCCTGCACCATGAATTGAGGGCGCTCTTGAAAGCTGCGTTTGGTTTCGGCAATCGTGGCCGCAAGCGCGCTGCGGTTTTCCGGCTTGGAGTACCACGAGCCAGCAATTGCTGCGATTAGCAGAATTGGCACGCCAATCCGCACAGTCGCGCGAAAACCAGGTGTCAGCATAAGACGCTGGAACCGATAGCCCAGCTTTGACGGGGCCGGATCACGCGGCGCGGTGGCCGGGGCGCGGCGTTGCATCAACGATCGCATGACGCATCCTCCACCAGCCAACCGCAAAGCGCAGGGAAATCATAGCCCGCAAAGGCGGCCTGTTCGGGCGCCAAT
This window harbors:
- the cobT gene encoding cobaltochelatase subunit CobT, translated to MSKPSDNPADPFKKALAEATKVLADDAELSVTYSVDPAGQTADTIRLPQVSRRMNRDEVLLARGTADAYALRHKFHDPGVAARYMPQGQMARDLYDAMETARIEAVGAQHMPGTAGNIDAKIENEALRKGYEQIGQASDAPLAVAAGYLIRHLATGRDLPKGAANVMELWRGFIEDHCGTALENLSETLNDQQAFARLARQLISNMGYGDQLGDDPDSLDEDQEDNAEEAQDDQEDEADTTGDDESDGEDAEGSPEQSQEEQQDASQAQISMDDQADAEMGEETEMPEGEAPLDPPMPQPVSDADPDYSVSTTDFDEEIAAEDLAEPVELERLRAYLDQQLEPLKGAVSRLANKLQRRLQAQQNRSWEFDREEGILDAGRLARIVASPTTPLSFKVEKDMEFRDTVVTLLLDNSGSMRGRPISIAAICADVMARTLERCDVKVEILGFTTKAWKGGQSREKWLADGRGATPGRLNDLRHIIYKSADAPWRRTRPNLGLMMKEGLLKENIDGEALEWAHRRLALRGEQRKILMVISDGAPVDDSTLSVNPANYLEKHLRDVIEMVEKRKAVELVAIGIGHDVTRYYERAVTITDVEQLAGAMTEQLASLFDSDPRKRARVMGMRKAS
- a CDS encoding chloride channel protein, which encodes MGNPDKSVMQKGITELSDACWRAAHVMKTRGPSQIQFWFIALAIGISAGVVAVLFRLGIEFIQATVYGTQDVRFLHSFVAGLAWYQILLIPICGGLIVGLILDRFTDDGRVRSVADVIEGAALAEGRVEIRRGLASAAASMITLSTGGSSGREGPVVHLAAVVSTGVCRWIRANGITGRDLLGCAVAAAVSASFNAPIAGALFALEVVLRHFAVHAFAPIVIASAVGTVINRLVFGDVTEFVLPVQNALAFYVELPAFLILGLVCGLVAVVLMKAIFFVDDVGNRLQELTGLPRFLRPAVAGALLGGLAIWWPHIIGVGYETTSAALTGELLLHEAIIFVILKIIAVAITMGGRMGGGVFSPSLMVGALTGLAFGIIATSIFPTVSGEGTLYALAGMGAVAAGVLGAPISTTLIVFELTGDWQTGLAVMVAVSLSSALSSRMVDRSFFLTQLERRNVHLAAGPQAYLLATFKVVSVMRAQGAANGAEEEACWDLVRDGVYIDGNATLEQAMPLFDQGGYRYIPVVTLGGEDSPPELWGALFQVDALRAMNKALSDTAAEEHS
- a CDS encoding aminopeptidase P family protein; the protein is MFQTFESQSSPDQGPPRLVRLRDRMAQNKVDCFLVPRADAHQGEYVADRDARLEWLTGFSGSAGFCAVLNHIAGIFVDGRYRVQVRAEVADVFTPIPWPEEQLADWLKANLPAGRTIAFDPWLHTVREVNQLQTALTDYTLTPIENLVDAIWDDQPAPPSAPFFAQPLAQAGEPHAEKRNRLATDLDAQSAIITLPDSIAWLLNIRGNDIPRNPVPQAFAILDQSGKVALFAGDGKARDVLDHLGAEVEIRPVAAFLDAVAALPGPVRIDPQSCPQIIQTTLQDADVAVLEKRDPCILPKARKNQTEIDGARAAHERDGIAMVQFLAWLDVEAPKGTLSEIDVVRALEGFRAQTNALRDISFDTICGAGPHGAIVHYRVNEKTNRTIGLNELLLVDSGGQYVDGTTDITRTVVIGTPDAEQRACYTRVLQGMIAVSRARFPKGVGGQHLDALARAPLWMAGLDYDHGTGHGVGSYLCVHEGPQGISRRSTVALEPGMILSNEPGYYREGAFGIRIENLIVVRDAAPIAGGDDRAMLDFETLTYVPFDRQLIDTQLLSTQERDWIDRYHADTLQQLAPRLDDAPLAWLRRACAPL
- a CDS encoding DUF427 domain-containing protein; protein product: MADHIKIRPASGTWVVRAAGAVLGESSNALELIEGDFPPVTYFPRSGIAMTFLEPSETSSHCPHKGEASYFTIVAKSGPIADAAWSYEAPKTEVAAIKDHIAFYTAKVTVEEV